From Temnothorax longispinosus isolate EJ_2023e chromosome 3, Tlon_JGU_v1, whole genome shotgun sequence, one genomic window encodes:
- the LOC139809281 gene encoding uncharacterized protein, whose protein sequence is MTTPVLTKKQQRHSLSAKKGPVKGLRNILAQPNSNFWPVINVNQYTELTKNLNTILPSIKQISNRISKHVLKNLSKEDRTLARREMLEAASPKPDILKFMIMGINVVTRALEKDNVCCVLLDANVEPPLIIKHIVTMAVNKKIPVLLLPILKIVTLEKMGFTAAAFALKQEVKQCPDNVCHPLYKSIAEAFEDFEAPECLLQRFELDETSDKNTMCEAKTTGMDCDTDPKISKPEKSVTVFTDVYKYRSSRDKRAFIPPTVSKSSQVSQTPSAEFIALDNDPDPVNDKNCTTIVKSKRYVNISKEEKYTEESENIEKNQSFNKSKSIDNNSDSIKHTKNYTLKRRRNDKPNYLSLKLKRIQGNDKRTKATKLAKKKR, encoded by the exons atgaCTACGCCGGTATTAACAAAGAAGCAGCAGAGGCACAGCTTGTCAGCTAAAAAAGGGCCTGTCAAGGGCTTACGGAACATCTTGGCACAGCCTAATTCGAACTTCTG gCCAGTCATCAATGTAAATCAGTATACGGAGTTGACGAAGAACTTAAATAC GATATTACCGTCAATCAAACAGATTAGTAATAGAATTTCTAAACATGTGCTTAAAAATCTGTCAAAAGAAGATCGTACGTTAGCTAGGAGAGAAATGTTAGAAGCGGCATCTCCAAAGCCTGATATATT GAAATTTATGATTATGGGTATCAATGTAGTTACTCGAGCCTTAGAGAAGGACAATGTATGTTGCGTCTTATTAGACGCTAATGTTGAACCGCctctaataataaaacatattgttACTATGGCGGTGAACAAGAAAATACCTGTTCTTCTACTACCGATTCTGAAAATAGTCACATTAGAAAAAATGGGATTTACCGCAGCAGCTTTTGCTTTAAAG CAAGAGGTGAAGCAATGTCCAGATAATGTTTGTCATCCATTGTACAAATCGATAGCAGAGGCTTTTGAAGACTTTGAAGCGCCAGAGTGCTTGCTCCAACGTTTTGAACTCGACGAGACATCTGATAAGAACACAATGTGTGAAGCGAAGACCACAGGCATGGATTGTGATACAGACCCAAAGATTTCTAAGCCAGAAAAATCTGTTACAGTATTTAcagatgtatataaatatagatctTCGCGAGACAAGAGGGCTTTCATACCGCCAACTGTCAGCAAAAGTTCTCAAGTCTCTCAAACACCATCGGCTGAATTTATTGCTTTAGACAATGATCCTGATCCTgtcaatgataaaaattgtacaactATAGTGAAGAGTAaaagatatgtaaatatcagcaaagaagaaaaatatacagaagaatctgaaaatatagaaaagaatCAGTCTTTTAACAAATCGAAATCAATCGATAATAATTCAGATTCAATAAAAcacacaaaaaattatacattaaaaagaCGCAGAAATGACAAAcctaattatttatcgttaaaacTAAAACGTATACAAGGAAATGATAAACGAACAAAAGCAACTAAATTAGCTAAGAAAAAGCGATAG
- the LOC139809282 gene encoding vesicle transport protein SFT2C, translating to MADINKELNEYLLSSKNEKQYKIAIPSVAISRTSFGRWFGKNTDDAEEDAGWVQRSQRECCPTMTRTQRLISFAVCFLLGLLCFCLSAIYIPVLLLKARKFAMLYSLGSLFFVTSFCFLWGSSYMKSLFLAEKKYFTLLYFATLTGTLYFALHLQSTPLTVLCAILQLIATLSFLISHIPGGTTGLMFFTRMFRSSVKSSLPV from the exons ATGGCCGATATCAATAAGGAGTTGAACGAGTATCTTCTCAGCAGCAAAAATGAAAAGCAATATAAAATCGCCATTCCATCGGTAGCGATATCGAGAACAAGCTTCGGGAGATGGTTCGGAAAAAATACTGACGATGCGGAGGAGGATGCAGGATGGGTCCAAAGATCTCAAAGAGAATGTTGTCCTACTATG ACGAGAACGCAGAGACTCATATCCTTCGCTGTATGTTTTCTTCTGGGATTATTATGCTTCTGTCTATCAGCGATTTATATACCCGTTTTATTACTCAAAGCAAGAAAATTTGCTATGCTTTATTCCTTAGGAAGTCTCTTCTTCGTAACGAG tttttgttttttgtggGGATCAAGTTATATGAAATCATTATTCCTAGCTGAGAAGAAGTACTTTACCTTGTTGTACTTCGCAACGTTAACAGGCACGCTCTATTTTGCTCTGCATTTGCAATCGACTCCTTTGACAGTACTGTGCGCTATTTTGCAGTTGATAGCTACGTTATCCTTTCTAATAAGTCATATACCAGGAGGAACAACTGGTCTCATGTTCTTTACAAGAATGTTTAGATCATCTGTGAAGTCAAGTTTACCTGTGTGA
- the LOC139809278 gene encoding uncharacterized protein gives MIEDLDAIEPAPLESQRTPTRVCSCEEVETRGRASFLRVRSTEVTWSTSSFMSPHEAIWDLRRRTSEGTEFRWELHTSSTDLDLARKTKCSCHSLTPQGKKSEGVHRGDLRKHHSAETDKWSVKPENLLTPMHDLRKHSSDDTRFAREAKWLQVPDVMRNPKPRCTCPKVKTPAPASPVEVKPQEKIPEKPIQKDEKKLYYSKSLTPDDSAVTWEKPEVKRQVSEDPRAARGKRERPKLERSAQVRSESSRRWGFSAKEKDKDKDKDKDKEKEKVISPAESKKREKIRARWAMKPHVSLPAEKKAPKWYRSQDETKSKSLRERPKYSIRRSMSPEPDPRQMSKLENRIVRRLISPEISITSTKWAPYEDSSPLPTIGIKKREQKHISDIKWTPYDESPSDIPVEVIDDKKWSPFHNVTPPECPPEAATPSKSDDEKFRWKILNQVAPFPLYQGGWKDESPEKTPPKKVTTPEDLSSPVWSPRVPGDTPAKRKSIIRPEYSPEYSPPARRSSKPKLIRKGAFRAKTSAPTNPLEDRLPQAGPLPPTVIIRAASEETKRLRPQLTRSIALLEVPKQIDATKRSLSEEGPRMRPRERPKPPGRTRSEEVSKYDDPWLVRAESPELPIRRERRPATRQQQQQQQQQQQQQQQHHGFLARALRRI, from the exons ATGATCGAGGACTTGGACGCCATCGAACCGGCACCACTGGAGTCGCAAAGAACGCCGACAAGGGTCTGCAGCTGCGAGGAAGTCGAAACTAGAGGACGCGCCAGTTTCCTGAGGGTACGCAGCACCGAGGTGACATGGAGCACCAGCAGCTTCATGTCGCCCCACGAGGCGATCTGGGATCTGAGAAGGCGTACCAGCGAGGGTACAGAGTTCCGCTGGGAGCTCCATACCTCGAGCACCGACTTGGATCTCGCCAGGAAAACAAAGTGCAGCTGCCACAGTCTGACTCCGCAAGGGAAGAAGTCGGAGGGCGTGCATCGCGGCGATCTCAGAAAGCATCACAGTGCAGAGACGGACAAGTGGTCGGTCAAACCGGAGAATCTGCTGACACCGATGCACGACCTAAGGAAGCATAGCAGCGACGACACCAGATTCGCGAGGGAGGCCAAGTGGTTACAGGTGCCGGATGTAATGCGGAATCCGAAGCCCAGGTGCACCTGTCCCAAGGTGAAGACCCCGGCACCCGCGTCACCGGTGGAAGTGAAGCCGCAGGAGAAGATACCGGAGAAGCCGATACAGAAGGATGAAAAGAAGCTGTACTACTCGAAGTCGTTGACGCCCGACGATTCGGCCGTGACATGGGAGAAACCGGAGGTGAAGAGGCAAGTCAGCGAGGATCCGAGAGCCGCCAGAGGGAAAAGAGAGCGACCCAAGTTAGAGCGCTCGGCGCAAGTGAGAAGCGAAAGTTCAAGGAGATGGGGCTTCTCCGCTAAGGAGAAAGACAAAGACAAAGACAAAGACAAAGAcaaagagaaggagaaggtCATCAGTCCGGCGGAGAGCAAGAAACGAGAGAAGATACGAGCAAGGTGGGCCATGAAACCGCACGTCTCTTTGCCCGCCGAGAAAAAGGCGCCGAAGTGGTACAGGAGTCAGGACGAGACGAAGAGCAAGAGTCTGCGCGAGCGACCCAAGTACAGCATACGCAGGAGCATGTCGCCGGAGCCGGATCCACGGCAGATGAGCAAACTGGAGAACAGAATCGTACGGCGTCTGATCTCGCCAGAGATCTCCATCACCAGCACCAAGTGGGCACCGTACGAGGACTCGTCGCCGTTACCGACGATCGGGATAAAGAAGCGCGAGCAGAAGCACATCAGCGATATCAAGTGGACGCCGTACGACGAGTCCCCAAGCGACATCCCAGTCGAGGTAATCGATGACAAGAAATGGTCACCCTTCCACAATGTCACGCCTCCGGAGTGTCCGCCGGAGGCGGCGACGCCCAGCAAGAGCGACGACGAAAAGTTCCGGTGGAAGATCCTCAATCAGGTCGCGCCGTTCCCGCTCTATCAGGGCGGCTGGAAGGACGAGTCGCCGGAGAAAACGCCGCCGAAGAAGGTGACCACGCCAGAGGATCTATCGTCTCCGGTCTGGTCGCCGAGGGTGCCTGGGGATACTCCCGCTAAGCGGAAGAGTATCATAAGACCGGAATACTCGCCGGAGTACTCGCCGCCGGCGCGCAGGTCCAGCAAGCCCAAGCTCATCCGGAAAGGTGCGTTCAGGGCGAAAACGTCGGCCCCTACCAATCCTCTGGAGGACAGACTGCCCCAGGCCGGGCCTCTTCCGCCGACGGTAATAATACGCGCTGCTAGCGAAGAGACTAAGCGACTGAGGCCCCAGCTGACCAGATCCATAGCCCTGCTGGAGGTGCCGAAGCAAATAGATGCAACGAAGAGATCGTTGAGCGAGGAGGGACCGCGCATGCGTCCTCGCGAGCGTCCCAAACCGCCCGGAAGAACTCGCAGCGAGGAAGTGTCCAAGTACGACGATCCTTGGTTGGTGAGGGCCGAGTCTCCTGAGCTGC CTATTCGGAGAGAGAGGCGTCCCGCGACCAGacagcaacaacagcagcagcagcagcagcagcagcagcagcagcagcaccaCGGTTTCCTCGCAAGGGCCTTACGAAGAATATAA
- the Cdk5alpha gene encoding cyclin-dependent kinase 5 activator 1: protein MGTVLSFSPRDRRGPVYPPAGHQHPADFTLNNFNYEQLNNAKNRENKSGVATVAPAPPTNHPPTNNNSLQNNNINLNNNDNARIISEKNALEKNLKKHSLFINALSWKRFSTTNNNKKKLDNKNKNIAFRQPLDNIPIVDKNKNIQTPQTKPPASNNNHTTHNPTCEKLMQKPLPPGPRKTVIQASTSELLKCLGVFLHKKCTRLRDFQAGDAVMWLRTVDRNLLLQGWQDVPFINPANVVFVYMLVKELVDGDEASEKELQATVLTCLYLSYSYMGNEISYPLKPFLVEDSKDKFWDRCLLIVNRLSSEMLRINSEPGFFTEIFSELKACGSSERGSLSGSGLERSLVVSGVAVPTKAA, encoded by the exons ATGGGGACCGTATTGTCGTTCAGTCCGCGGGACCGCCGCGGGCCTGTTTACCCGCCAGCGGGACATCAACATCCCGCTGACTTCACGTTAAACAACTTTAATTACGAGCAGCTAAATAATGCGAAGAATCGCGAGAACAAGAGCGGCGTTGCCACGGTGGCGCCGGCGCCACCCACGAATCATCCCCCGACCAACAACAACTCGCTACAGAACAATAACATTAATCTGAACAACAACGACAACGCGAGGATCATTTCGGAAAAGAACGCCCTGGAGAAGAACCTGAAGAAACATTCGCTGTTCATAAATGCCTTGTCGTGGAAGCGGTTCAGCACAACTAATAACAACAAGAAGAAGCTTGATAACAAGAACAAGAATATCGCCTTCAGACAGCCGCTCGATAACATACCTATcgttgataaaaataagaatatacaGACGCCGCAG ACAAAACCACCGGCGTCGAACAACAATCACACCACGCACAATCCGACGTGTGAGAAATTGATGCAGAAACCCCTGCCTCCTGGACCAAGGAAAACTGTCATCCAGGCCTCCACTTCGGAATTGCTCAAGTGCCTCGGCGTCTTCCTGCACAAGAAATGCACCCGTTTAAGGGACTTCCAGGCTGGCGACGCTGTCATGTGGCTCAGAACTGTCGACAGAAATCTCCTGCTTCAAGGCTGGCAG GACGTGCCCTTTATAAACCCTGCCAACGTAGTGTTCGTGTATATGCTGGTGAAAGAGCTCGTCGACGGAGACGAGGCGTCCGAGAAGGAGCTTCAGGCGACGGTACTGACGTGTCTTTACCTGAGCTACAGTTACATGGGTAACGAGATCAGTTACCCGCTAAAGCCGTTCCTCGTCGAAGACAGCAAGGACAAGTTCTGGGACCGATGTCTCCTGATCGTCAACCGACTCAGCTCCGAGATGCTGCGAATCAACAGCGAGCCCGGATTCTTCACAGAGATCTTCAGCGAGCTGAAG GCCTGCGGTTCCAGCGAACGCGGAAGTCTGTCTGGCAGCGGCCTCGAACGAAGCCTCGTCGTCTCCGGAGTCGCGGTACCCACCAAGGCAGCTTGA